Within Runella rosea, the genomic segment TTCCAGATACGTTAGCACGGGATGCAGCAGGGGGATACTTGATATTTTTACCTAAGTATTGCCCGAGTGCACTTAATCCTCCTGGGAATTCTGGGTTTTGCTCTACGACTTGGAACACTTGTTCTTCAACAGGAGCTGCTTCTACAACTTTCACCTCTTCTTTTACAGGAGCGGTTTCTTCAGGGGCGATAATTGCCTCTTGGGCATTCTCATCACCTTCCTGTGTTTTGTCAGCAACTACTGCCTTTTCAAGTTCTTCCACTACTGGAGGTGGCGTTTCTTCTGGTACTTCTTCATCTTTCTTCACTTCAGGAGGAAGAAATTTGATGGTAGCCACTTTTGGCACCTCAATTGGCGGAGGTGGCGGCGGAGGTGGCTCGTTAGGGTCGATTGGCGGTGGCGGAATCTTCATCAGGTCAATTTCCGACATGAATTGTTCTTCTTCTTTCTGCGGAATCAGACTGATGAGGGCCGGAGAAAGCATGGCCAATACAAACAGACCGATACCAATAAACATGGATTTGGTCAGCGTTGGACGGTATACTTTTCTCAGGTCATACGCACCATACGCTTTATTGCGGTTCTCGAAGATAATATCGTCGAGAGTTACCGCGGATGCTTTATTTTCAGCCATTGCGTTTGGTTATTTTTTTAATAAAATAAAATACAATTATTCTGCTTTGTCTCCTAAAAGCTCTTTCTCAGCAGTCGTAAGTGCATCTACGAGGGCGTAACGTTTACTTCTTGTTACTGCCATCTCATCAAGAGCGTCTACCATATTTTTGTAGGTACTACTCTTTAAAGGTTTGATAACGACTACAAATTGACTTAAGCCTTTATCATCTTTTCCGTGTTCACGGTCTACCTGTGCCTGTGATTGAAAAATCAACGTACGCAAATCAGGACCAAAAGAGACTTTTTTCAAGTCGGTTTTGGCTTTGTCGTCATCAGCCGCAATCCGATCAAGAGCCCATACGGTATTGTCTTTTGCCAAGAACAACGTCAATACTTTGGAGGCCTTTAGCGGTTCTGATTGCTGTTCTTTTACATCTGTCTGCTTATCAGGCACCGCTAACGACATCGAAGAAGGCTTGCTAAGCGTAGTAGCCAAGATGAAGAACGTAATGAGCAGGAAGCCCAAGTCCACCATCGGAGTCATATCTACGCGTGTAGAGGCTTTTTTACTGCGGACTTTCTTATCACCGTGTCCGCCACCACCACCTTGTGCTATATCTGCCATTTCTTAAAAGATTTTTAATAGTGGTTTGGTTAATTATTCTGCTTTCCAGCCAGCGGGGGGAGCCTCCGTTCCTGTAATCAAGTTAAACTTGTTGATGTTTTGTGCCTGTAAAGAGCCCATTACATCCTTAAATACAGCAAACTTAGCAACGTTATCACCTTTGATAGCGATACGAAGCTGGGGATTGGCACGGCGTGCTTGGTAAATCCACTTAGCCAACTCGTTTTGTGAAGTTGAGTCAGTTGGAATACCCGGTTGTGGCACATCCTTCATTTTATCAGGATTAGTCACACCTACGTTAAGCCACTGAGGTAAAGAACGGATTGGAACACCGAAGTTAGCTTGGAGAGAGAATACTTTTTTCTGTTTGTCAGTAAATTGTACTCCTTCTGTTTGGGTAATATTATCCAGCATAGCGAGGCGCGTTTGCTGGTTATCCACTCCAAAATAAACTTTTCCGTCTTTGCCTATGCTAATAATCATAATGTCCTTATCGGGAACTTTGATAGCCGATATAGACGAGGGCGTTTCGATGGTTGCCGCATCTTGTGCTTTGAACTGAGCCGTCAAGATAAAGAAGGTCAGCAGCAGAAAGGCTACGTCACACATCGCCGTCATGTCCATCATCGGATAATTCCGCTTGGGTTTTAGAGCAGGCATATTACTTTCGTTTTAAATTGACAATACAAATGTAGAACACGAACAAATACAAAGCAAATATTTATATATAATTTTTTTATATATAACATTTACTCCATCAACTCTTAGTTATGAGCTGAGAAATTTTGCTGGATGCTCAGACCGATTTCGTCAATTTTGTAAGTCAACGTATCAATACGGCTTGTAAAGTAGCTGTACATGATTGTAGCAATAGCCGCAGTACCGATACCGAGAGCCGTGTTTACAAGTGCTTCAGAGATACCTGTTGCAAGAGCACCAGTATCAGGAGCACCAGTGTTACCCATAGCGGCAAACGCACGAATCATACCCAATACCGTTCCAAGAAGAGCCGTCAAGGTAGAAACAGACGCCAAGGTTGCGATAATGGTTAAGTTTTTCTCAAGCATAGGCAACTCAAGGCTGGTTGCTTCTTCAACTTCTTTCTGAAGAGCCGCCAATTTTTGATCTTTGGTCAGTTCGGTTTCTGTACGAAGCTCGATGAACTTGTGAAGCGCTGTTTTAACAACGTTACCAACTGAACCTTTTTGTTTGTCACACTCTTTGATAGCCGCTTCAATTTCATTTTTGTCAAGAAGGGCTTTCACTTTGCGAACAAACTCATCAATTGAACCTGAACCATTGGCACGGCCAAGGATAAAGAAACGCTCAATTGAGAAAACCAATACCGTTAAGAAACAGGTAAACAACAAAGGTACGATAGGTCCCCCTTCATAAACGATACCGAAATAATCACCTGATTTTGGCCCTTTTTCGTGGTCTCCGTCTACAAAGTGACTAGGGTCACCGCAGATAAACGTATAAACGAGGTAAGCGATAACCAATAATACAGGAATGACCAGAATGGGGTTAAGACCACCAGCTGATTTTTTGGGAGCGGCCGCCTTGGCCGGTGCGGGAGATGTAGCCTTCTTTTCCATCAGACTTACTTTTAGGGTTTAATTGAAAAATAGTTTAAGTGTTTGCGCTGTAAAGAAAACGAAAATTTTAAACGGTTAATGCTTTAACCAAGAAAATTTTTGTTGGTGATTTCTTAAAATACTTATAAAAAATGCGGTACAAAGCTATAAGATTTCAGAAAAAAAACTGTCAAATTGATTGTTAGTTTTTTTTATTTTTTTTTAAATCCTTCCCATTTAATCAACCGTTAAATAAGAAAATCTTTCTTCCTAAGGACATTTTACCGATTGCTCTCTCAAACGTAACTGCTGTATTATCAAGCAAAATACTTAGTTTGACAATAATATTAGGTACAATTTCCAAAGCTTATTCCAAAGTAATTGGCAATCACATTTTACTCTATTTAAATTTTCTACCTCCCCGAAAAAACCTAAGAAGTTTCTTTGAACACCCAAGCCCAAGGGAGGCGCTGATGGTTAAAATTAAATAAAAAAATCTGGCAGCAGTTCGCTGTCATTCACTTCAGTGTACTTGTACTTGTCGAAATTTGTGACCCCACTCTCACGCAAGACCTCTTCATCAATGAAAAAATTGCCTGTACACTCGCGGCTGTCTCTACTCAAAACAGCATAGGCAGCATCGGCCATAATTTCTGGTTTTCGACATCTTTGTATGGATTGCTCTCCTCCCAAAAGATTCCGAACTGCGGCCGTTGCAATGGCAGTTTTAGGCCACAGCGCATTGAAAGCCACCCCTTGCTTACGAAACTCTGACGCCATCCCCAATACGCACATGCTCATCCCAAATTTGGCCATGGTATAGGCTACATGAGGAGCAAACCAACGAGCTTCCATGTTGAGCGGCGGCGACAGATTCAATACGTGGGGATTGGCCGCTTTGAGCAGATAAGGCAAACAGGCTTTGCTGGTAAGAAAGGTGCCTCGGGTATTGATTTGATGCATTAGATCATACCGCTTCATATCGGTCATTAGGGTTGGAGTCAACTGAATTGCGCTGGCATTATTGACCAGAATATCAATTCCGCCAAAAACCTTTACGGCTTCTTCAACCGCATCATATACCTGTTGTTCTTCACGAACATCCACAATTAAGGGCAAAGCTTTGCCTCCAGCAGCCTCAATTTCCGCCGCCGCCGTGTAGATGGTCCCTGGTAACTTGGGATGGGGTTCTGTCGTCTTGGCAGCAATGACGACATTGGCTCCCTCCTGCGCCAAACGCAGCCCAATAGCCAGTCCAATACCTCGGCTTGCGCCCGTAATAAAGGCCGTTTTTCCTTGAAAATGGTTCATGTTTTGGTAAATAGTAAGGGTTTTATCGCAATTATGAAAGTACTATTGGCACGATTTATGATTTGAAATCTAAACAATGTTTACACGAAGGTAAGTGACCTCAATTATAGAAAAAATATAATTCTACATTGAGTCTAAAAATCAAAGTATGAAATTACGCTCGACATCATATCTGGTTATAATAGCTGTCCTGTTTAGTTACCATACCTCAGCAACAGCGCAGGAAAATTGTGACAGTTTAGCCGCGCCTACCATCAGTTGCCAAAAACAAGTCAGTTGTGCAGGGCAACCGGTAGTGTTAAAGGCCACAGGATGTGATGGAACTGTTGAGTGGTCAACTAAAAAGACGGGAGCAACTCTAACTGTTTATCCGACTCAAACGACGACATTCAAAGCGGTGTGTCTAAAAGGAGCGTGTAAAAGCAAAGCCTCAAATGAGCTGGTTATTACGGTCTCCACTCCCGCTACTCCAGTTGTTGAGGCTACAAAAACTAAGCTCTGTTTCGGTGATTCTGTTAAACTAACCACAAAAGGATGCTCTGGTGAGGTGATTTGGTCTAACGGGATGCTGGGGAGAGAAATTGTTGTTTATCCAGTATCAACTGCTAAATACACCGCGACATGTCGTACCGAAGGATGTGTCAGTTGTTTTGCGGATGATATCATTGTTACGGTTATGGGGGGGGAACCTTTAGGGTTAAAAGCATCCCAACCCACTATCTGCGAAGGACAGAGTACTATTTTATCAGCCACGGGCAACTGTGCAGGGCAAATAAAATGGTCAACAATGGAAACGGGGAGCGCCATTACGGTCAAACCCAACCATACAACTGAGTACTGGGTCCTTTGTGAAACAGACGGGTGCGAGCCCGTCAAAAGTACCCTGACTATCCAAGTTGCGCCTCCCAAACCACCCTTGTTAACATCCACGAAAAGCGCCGTTTGCATTGGCGAAAGTCTAACAATTACGGCCGAAGGTTGTTCAGGAATCATCAAATGGAGTACGAAAATGGAAGGACAAACCATCCATGTTTCTCCAACCGAAACAACCTCCTACTCAGCAATTTGTGAGCAAGGCACCTGCCAAAGCAATTTTTCTTCTCCTATTATAATATATACCAAAGGGTCCACGCCTGCCAAACCTCAGACTGTACAGGAATTAAAAAATGAATGCCCTTATACAACCGTTGATTTATCCTCTGCTATTACAATCAAAGCAGTGGCAGGTGTTTACCATGAGGCCCACACTAGCGACTCTCCCGCTTCTCCATTAGTCTCGGAAGTGGGGGCCATTGCGGAAAGCCGTACCTTCTACCTGTTTGCCCGAAATAAAGAAGGTTGCTACAGTGAAGCAACTCCTGTCACAACAACAATTAACGCCTGTCAGAATGCCTTGCCGATTTGCAGTACGAATCCTGCAACGGCTGCAATTGTTAAAACTGAACTGACGACAGCGGGCAATTATCTACTGGAAGGCAAAACTGGGGGCGTCGCTGCCACGGGTCAATGGAAAACCAACGGTACAGGAGTCTTCAATACGACGATTGGGCTATCGGTGATTTACACTCCATCCCCAGAAGACCGTCAGGCAGGAAAGGTATCTATTCATTTTTCTAGCGACGACCCTGACAACGAAGGCCCCTGCCAAGCAGGTGTGGATGTGAAGGAATTGGAAATTAAGGCCGCACCATCGTCTCCCAAAGAAATTATCGGCGTCAATAAATTACTAAATGGATGGTCACGGCTTTCGGCACAACTATTTGAAATTGAGTACACTATTCAAATTGTCAACATGGGCAAGAACGAACTCAAGCGAATCGAACTCATAGACAGCTTAGATCAGGTTTTCAAAAATGGCGCAATTATTGTAGGCAAACCAATAGTAAAGGCCATTGACCTTGTTTCAGCACTTACCATTGACACCGCTTACACAGGACAAAACGGTCACTACAGCCTCTTGACGCAGGAATCTGGCTCTTTGTTGTCAGGGCAAACCTTTAGTGTAACCCTTAAAGCAGTCATCAATACAGCCAATGCAAAAGACAGTTTATTTTATAATACCGCCTATGCACGGGCCGAAGATGTAAATAGGAATTTTTGTACTGACCAATCGACCAATGGAAATTGGCCTGACCTTAATCAAAATGAAGACCCAACCGACGATTCAGTGCCTACCATTGTGGCGCTAAATACTTTGAAAGATGCTGGGAATGACTTATTTCTTCCAGAAGGATTTTCGCCCAACTCTGATGGTATCAACGATTTTTTAGTGGTAAAAAAACCAATGGGCCTCACCGCCTTGTTAGAAGTGTATAACCGATGGGGTGGTCTTGTGTACCGAAATGAAGATTATAAAAATGATTGGAACGGGGGTATTAACTCCCAAAATAATATCTCTACTGGCACTTACTTCTACATTATAAGATTAAGTGACGGACGGGAATTTTCGAAATTTTTAACAATAAATCGCTAAAACCCATTCGTTAAAACAATATCTCAATTAGCTGATATGCAGGGGACTTAAAAGCATATACCCATGATGATTAAACTTAAATATTTTTGTTTGGCACTACTTTTCTCCGCCGTTACACTGGCACAAACTCCAGGGAGAGAATCGTTATTACAGCAAGCCAACCGGCACTTTGACACCCAAGCCTATGCCAAAGCAGTAGCTCTATATCAGGAGATACTGAGTCAAAATCTATTACCTATTCCGCAGCGCCAACAAGTACTATTGAACTTAGCTTCATCTTACTTCAATCTTGGAGACAACGTAAAATCGGAAGAATTTTATAAAACCATCCTCAGCGAAGGCTCTCTTAGTGAGTTGCCCGCGTCCCACTATTTAAATTTTGCAAAAGCGCTTGCCAATAACGGTAAAATGCAGGAATCCGAAAAATATTACGACCTCTATCAAAGCCATAAACTGGCCGAAACTCAAAAAAATCAGGGCGTAGAAAACTATACTAAGAAGCGCATCACGTATCGTCTCGACTACCTTGCCATCAATACCTCCAACGCCGAGTTCAGTCCCATGTATTACAAAGATGGGTTGGTGTTTGTTTCGGGGAAAGCCGCTGGTGCAGTTTCTTCAGAATCTACCGAAAAAGGATATTTAGATTTGTTTTTTGTCAATAAAGAAAGTGAAATCAGAGCCTTGACTACCCTGAATGCTGATGGAACAGAAGCTGAAATAAAAGAGGCACGCCAGCTACCCGCTCCCACTCAACCAAGAAAGCTTGGCAGCGACTCATATACAAAAAGTACCTCCAACGATTCCCCTACCGTTGGTTCTTACAGCGGCTATGGTTTGAACGACGAATCAACCGGAGGGCAAAAGTCAGCGACTAAATCAGGAAAAGCTGTTCCGTTTAGTAAGGAATTGAATACAAGATTTCACGAAGGCCCAGTTACGTTTTCGACCGACGGCTCCCAAATAATTTTTACGCGCAATAACTTTAACGAAGGCCAAAAAGGAGTAAGCGACGATAATAATATAAAACTCAAACTGTACAGTGCGCGGTGGGGAAATGGCGACTGGACGAATGTGCAGGAACTGCCCTTCAACAGCAACGATTATTCTACTGCCCATCCTTCTTTGAGCAAGGACGGCTCGCTACTGTATTTTGTCTCAGATATGCCCAAAGGAATGGGCGGCAAAGATATTTACGTATCGCGGTATGATAATGGACAATGGTCAACCCCTATTAATCTAGGAAAAGAGCTAAATACAAAACAGGATGAGGTTTTTCCTTTTGTCGACGCCCGTGGAAATCTGTATTTCTCAACCGCTGGCCGCAAAGGAGGCTATGGTGGCTTGGATTTATATTATGCAGTACTGAGTAAAGACGGCACAAAAGTCATTGAAGTGATTCATTTAGACGCTCCTATCAACTCCAAAGCCGACGATTTTGGGCTCATCACTGATGCCGCCCGAACGACAGGCTATTTCAGCAGCAACCGCCGCGAAGGAGATGACGATATTTATCGCTTCACGCGTGAGAGTTCCCTGTATGAATGTCGCGAGTTACTGGTAAGGGTCTTTGATAACCAAACCCAACAGCCTCTCGACAGTGCTACTATTACCATTAAATCAAAATCAGAAAGCCCAGAAGCTGATAAACCGTTGCAGACCGACGCCAACGGCTGGGCCCATTTATGCCTCGCTTCCAACAACGATTTTATCTTTAATATTTCTAAAAATGGTTATTTAGACAACACAATCGGTTTCTCGACCCGCTATTTGACCGACGATAAACCAACGCGCTTGGAATTGGGCATGGAGACATTTACTCCCAGCAATATTATATCTACGGCAACTACCGAAACCGCATCAAAAAAGATACCAATAGGAGATGAAGTTTCGGACTTAAAGCACTCTCGGGTGAGGGGAATCGTACGCACAGAAACCGACCGACAGCCAATCGAGGGGGTTTTGGTCAAACTACGAAACGAATGTGATAAAAAAATATACGAATCTATTACTGGCCCCGACGGGCGTTATGATTTTGAGATTGCGGAGGGGTGTGATTATACTTTGATTTATTCCAAAGATACCTACGGAACAAATACCGTTAAGATTAACAGAGTTCCCAAAAAAGCCGAACCCAAAGTGCTTTCCAAAGACATTGGACTTCTGAAAAAGGGCGATATTGTCAAACTTGACAATATTTATTACGACCAAGGCAAAGACGGAATTCGTCCGGATGCAGCTCGTGAATTGGAGAAGGTAGTTGCTACCATGAAACGTTATCCTTCTCTGCAGGCCGAAATCCTCTCCCATACCGACAGCCGAGGCGATGCCAACTTCAACCTGGTTCTTTCGCAAAAAAGAGCGCAAGCGGTTGTTGACTACATGGTTTCAAAAGGCGTTAGCCGAAATAGACTAAAACCCACCGGAATGGGCGAAAG encodes:
- a CDS encoding energy transducer TonB, with translation MAENKASAVTLDDIIFENRNKAYGAYDLRKVYRPTLTKSMFIGIGLFVLAMLSPALISLIPQKEEEQFMSEIDLMKIPPPPIDPNEPPPPPPPPIEVPKVATIKFLPPEVKKDEEVPEETPPPVVEELEKAVVADKTQEGDENAQEAIIAPEETAPVKEEVKVVEAAPVEEQVFQVVEQNPEFPGGLSALGQYLGKNIKYPPAASRANVSGRVFLTFVVNTDGSIQDIAVLKGLGFGCDEEAIRVVKGMPKWKPGKQSGRNVRVKYNLPISFVLE
- a CDS encoding ExbD/TolR family protein, which gives rise to MADIAQGGGGGHGDKKVRSKKASTRVDMTPMVDLGFLLITFFILATTLSKPSSMSLAVPDKQTDVKEQQSEPLKASKVLTLFLAKDNTVWALDRIAADDDKAKTDLKKVSFGPDLRTLIFQSQAQVDREHGKDDKGLSQFVVVIKPLKSSTYKNMVDALDEMAVTRSKRYALVDALTTAEKELLGDKAE
- a CDS encoding ExbD/TolR family protein, which encodes MPALKPKRNYPMMDMTAMCDVAFLLLTFFILTAQFKAQDAATIETPSSISAIKVPDKDIMIISIGKDGKVYFGVDNQQTRLAMLDNITQTEGVQFTDKQKKVFSLQANFGVPIRSLPQWLNVGVTNPDKMKDVPQPGIPTDSTSQNELAKWIYQARRANPQLRIAIKGDNVAKFAVFKDVMGSLQAQNINKFNLITGTEAPPAGWKAE
- a CDS encoding MotA/TolQ/ExbB proton channel family protein, whose translation is MEKKATSPAPAKAAAPKKSAGGLNPILVIPVLLVIAYLVYTFICGDPSHFVDGDHEKGPKSGDYFGIVYEGGPIVPLLFTCFLTVLVFSIERFFILGRANGSGSIDEFVRKVKALLDKNEIEAAIKECDKQKGSVGNVVKTALHKFIELRTETELTKDQKLAALQKEVEEATSLELPMLEKNLTIIATLASVSTLTALLGTVLGMIRAFAAMGNTGAPDTGALATGISEALVNTALGIGTAAIATIMYSYFTSRIDTLTYKIDEIGLSIQQNFSAHN
- a CDS encoding SDR family oxidoreductase, whose translation is MNHFQGKTAFITGASRGIGLAIGLRLAQEGANVVIAAKTTEPHPKLPGTIYTAAAEIEAAGGKALPLIVDVREEQQVYDAVEEAVKVFGGIDILVNNASAIQLTPTLMTDMKRYDLMHQINTRGTFLTSKACLPYLLKAANPHVLNLSPPLNMEARWFAPHVAYTMAKFGMSMCVLGMASEFRKQGVAFNALWPKTAIATAAVRNLLGGEQSIQRCRKPEIMADAAYAVLSRDSRECTGNFFIDEEVLRESGVTNFDKYKYTEVNDSELLPDFFI
- a CDS encoding gliding motility-associated C-terminal domain-containing protein, which gives rise to MKLRSTSYLVIIAVLFSYHTSATAQENCDSLAAPTISCQKQVSCAGQPVVLKATGCDGTVEWSTKKTGATLTVYPTQTTTFKAVCLKGACKSKASNELVITVSTPATPVVEATKTKLCFGDSVKLTTKGCSGEVIWSNGMLGREIVVYPVSTAKYTATCRTEGCVSCFADDIIVTVMGGEPLGLKASQPTICEGQSTILSATGNCAGQIKWSTMETGSAITVKPNHTTEYWVLCETDGCEPVKSTLTIQVAPPKPPLLTSTKSAVCIGESLTITAEGCSGIIKWSTKMEGQTIHVSPTETTSYSAICEQGTCQSNFSSPIIIYTKGSTPAKPQTVQELKNECPYTTVDLSSAITIKAVAGVYHEAHTSDSPASPLVSEVGAIAESRTFYLFARNKEGCYSEATPVTTTINACQNALPICSTNPATAAIVKTELTTAGNYLLEGKTGGVAATGQWKTNGTGVFNTTIGLSVIYTPSPEDRQAGKVSIHFSSDDPDNEGPCQAGVDVKELEIKAAPSSPKEIIGVNKLLNGWSRLSAQLFEIEYTIQIVNMGKNELKRIELIDSLDQVFKNGAIIVGKPIVKAIDLVSALTIDTAYTGQNGHYSLLTQESGSLLSGQTFSVTLKAVINTANAKDSLFYNTAYARAEDVNRNFCTDQSTNGNWPDLNQNEDPTDDSVPTIVALNTLKDAGNDLFLPEGFSPNSDGINDFLVVKKPMGLTALLEVYNRWGGLVYRNEDYKNDWNGGINSQNNISTGTYFYIIRLSDGREFSKFLTINR
- a CDS encoding OmpA family protein gives rise to the protein MMIKLKYFCLALLFSAVTLAQTPGRESLLQQANRHFDTQAYAKAVALYQEILSQNLLPIPQRQQVLLNLASSYFNLGDNVKSEEFYKTILSEGSLSELPASHYLNFAKALANNGKMQESEKYYDLYQSHKLAETQKNQGVENYTKKRITYRLDYLAINTSNAEFSPMYYKDGLVFVSGKAAGAVSSESTEKGYLDLFFVNKESEIRALTTLNADGTEAEIKEARQLPAPTQPRKLGSDSYTKSTSNDSPTVGSYSGYGLNDESTGGQKSATKSGKAVPFSKELNTRFHEGPVTFSTDGSQIIFTRNNFNEGQKGVSDDNNIKLKLYSARWGNGDWTNVQELPFNSNDYSTAHPSLSKDGSLLYFVSDMPKGMGGKDIYVSRYDNGQWSTPINLGKELNTKQDEVFPFVDARGNLYFSTAGRKGGYGGLDLYYAVLSKDGTKVIEVIHLDAPINSKADDFGLITDAARTTGYFSSNRREGDDDIYRFTRESSLYECRELLVRVFDNQTQQPLDSATITIKSKSESPEADKPLQTDANGWAHLCLASNNDFIFNISKNGYLDNTIGFSTRYLTDDKPTRLELGMETFTPSNIISTATTETASKKIPIGDEVSDLKHSRVRGIVRTETDRQPIEGVLVKLRNECDKKIYESITGPDGRYDFEIAEGCDYTLIYSKDTYGTNTVKINRVPKKAEPKVLSKDIGLLKKGDIVKLDNIYYDQGKDGIRPDAARELEKVVATMKRYPSLQAEILSHTDSRGDANFNLVLSQKRAQAVVDYMVSKGVSRNRLKPTGMGESTPVNGCVDGVICTEAEYQRNRRTEFKVLEIR